In the Mycolicibacter minnesotensis genome, ACGGCGGGTGTGCGGGTGGTCAGCATTCTCGACGACTGCGCCCAACACCTGGGGCAGGCCGGGTACCTGCGCGGTATCGTGCCAGTGACTTGACACCTGTCGAGGCCCGGTGCGATCCGCGTCACAGACCGGGTTAGCATGGCGCCATGACCGCCACCAATTCAGTCGCCAGCTTCACCGGCACCGGAACCGTGTTCAGCCCCGCCACCGGGGAGACTGCCGGTGAGGTGCGCTGGACCGATTCTTCCGACGTCGCCACGATTGCGGCCGGGCTGCGCACCGCCCAGCGCGAGTGGGAGCACCGCGGTGCCAAGGGCCGGGCCAAGGCCCTGGCACGTTTCGCGGTGTGGCTCGGCGACAACCGGGACGAGATCGAGAAGCTGCTGATCGCCGAGACCGGCAAATCCAGCACTGACGCCGCCCAAGAAGTCCCACTGTTGATCATGATCCTGTCGTACGTGATCAAGGTGATGGAGAAGGCGGTCGCCCCGGAGACCCGGCCGGCGTCGACGCCGGTGTTGAAGGTCAAGAAGATCACCATCCACTACCGGCCGCGGCCGGTAGTCGGCGTGATCGCGCCGTGGAACTACCCGGTGGCCAATGCCTTGATGGATGCGATCGGCGCATTGGCGGCCGGGTGCGCCGTCTTGCTCAAGCCGTCCGAGCAGACCCCGCTGACCGCTGAGCTGTTGCGCCAGGGCTGGCTGGCCTCGGGCGCACCGGATGTGTTCGCGGTGGTGCAGGGCGCCCGCGAGGTGGCCGAAGCGGTGATCGACAACTCCGACTACGTGCAGTTCACGGGTTCCACCGCTACCGGGCGCAAGGTCGCCGAGCGGGCCGCGAGCCGGCTGGTGCCGGTCAGCCTGGAACTGGGCGGCAAGGACCCGATGATCGTGTGCGAAGACGCCGATGTCGACCTGGCCGCGCATGCCGCGGTCTGGGGCGCGATGTTCAACGCCGGGCAGACCTGCGTGTCGGTCGAGCGGGTCTATGTCCTCGAACCCGTCTACGACAAGTTCGTCGCCGCGGTCGTCCGCGATGTCGAGGCCCTGCAGATGGGCGTCGGCGAAGGCAAGCACTTCGGTGCCCTGATCAGCGACCAGCAGCTGGCGATCGCCGAGCGGCACGTGAAGGAGGCGGTGGCCGCCGGAGCGCGGGCATTGACCGGTGGAGAACGCGCGAGCGGTCCCGGCAGCTTCTTTGCGCCCACCGTGCTGGTCGATGTGGATCACTCGATGGCCTGCATGACCGAGGAGACCTTCGGCCCGACCCTGCCGATCATGAAGGTTGCCAGTGTCGAAGAGGCGATTCGCCTCGCCAACGACAGCGTCTACGGGCTGAGCGCATCGGTGTTCTCCCGCGATGTGGCGCGCGCCAAAGACATCGCACTGCAGCTGGACTGCGGGGCGGTCAACGTCAACGACGTGATCTCCAACCTGATGTGCACCACGGCTCCGATGGGCGGGTGGAAGACGTCGGGTATCGGGGCGCGTTTCGGCGGCGAGGACGGCATCCGCAAGTTCTGCAAGCAGGAGACTGTCGTGGTGCCGCGCACGAATGTCGGCGCCGGCGGTAACTACTACCACAACTCACTGGCCACACTGGCTCGCACCAACCGGTTGCTCACCCGCATCGTGTTGGCGCGACCGCGACGCACCGCGAAATAGTGCGCGTCTTCTCGGCGGCGCTGTTCTGGCTGCTGGCCACCGTGACATTTGCGGTGGCGCTGCCGACGGCGTGGGCGCAGACCAACCTCATCGATGCCGACGGT is a window encoding:
- a CDS encoding aldehyde dehydrogenase family protein, which encodes MTATNSVASFTGTGTVFSPATGETAGEVRWTDSSDVATIAAGLRTAQREWEHRGAKGRAKALARFAVWLGDNRDEIEKLLIAETGKSSTDAAQEVPLLIMILSYVIKVMEKAVAPETRPASTPVLKVKKITIHYRPRPVVGVIAPWNYPVANALMDAIGALAAGCAVLLKPSEQTPLTAELLRQGWLASGAPDVFAVVQGAREVAEAVIDNSDYVQFTGSTATGRKVAERAASRLVPVSLELGGKDPMIVCEDADVDLAAHAAVWGAMFNAGQTCVSVERVYVLEPVYDKFVAAVVRDVEALQMGVGEGKHFGALISDQQLAIAERHVKEAVAAGARALTGGERASGPGSFFAPTVLVDVDHSMACMTEETFGPTLPIMKVASVEEAIRLANDSVYGLSASVFSRDVARAKDIALQLDCGAVNVNDVISNLMCTTAPMGGWKTSGIGARFGGEDGIRKFCKQETVVVPRTNVGAGGNYYHNSLATLARTNRLLTRIVLARPRRTAK